A region from the Tahibacter amnicola genome encodes:
- a CDS encoding MAPEG family protein — translation MTPIQALLYFVAWTLLLVIVVFLYRGTRFLAGTPITNWPRGERETGDAPIIRRVSDAHANCVENLPLFAAIVLGAAAMGRLDAIQALAPFVVYARVGQSLVHVSGISGPQVFVRAGFWLAQVGLFVAMLFRVLA, via the coding sequence ATGACTCCCATCCAGGCGCTGTTGTATTTCGTGGCGTGGACACTGCTCCTCGTCATCGTTGTCTTCCTCTACCGCGGAACGCGTTTTCTCGCGGGCACGCCGATTACGAACTGGCCCCGCGGTGAGCGGGAAACGGGTGATGCTCCCATCATCCGCCGTGTCAGTGACGCGCACGCCAATTGCGTGGAGAACCTGCCTCTGTTTGCAGCCATCGTGCTGGGAGCTGCGGCGATGGGGCGGCTGGATGCCATCCAGGCGCTCGCGCCCTTCGTGGTGTACGCGCGGGTCGGCCAGTCGCTGGTGCATGTGTCGGGCATCAGTGGTCCGCAGGTCTTCGTGCGGGCCGGCTTCTGGCTCGCCCAGGTCGGCTTGTTCGTGGCGATGCTCTTCCGCGTGCTGGCCTGA
- a CDS encoding DUF2238 domain-containing protein, with protein sequence MNHPPLSASPVPRVERLVLVGIVLLALIVSGISPKDRLTWFMEVVWVVVGLPVVVATWKRFPLTRLLSWLLTIHAVILIYGGHYTYAETPLGEWARDAFGLGRNHYDRLGHFAQGFIPAILARELLLRTSPLRPGGWLFYLVVAAALSFSAFFELIEWWAALVWGAAADAFLATQGDVWDTQADMACALVGAIVAQLVLSRLHDKQLRVKAAQG encoded by the coding sequence TTGAATCATCCTCCTCTGTCCGCATCGCCTGTTCCGCGCGTCGAACGGCTCGTGCTGGTTGGCATCGTCCTGCTGGCGCTGATCGTGTCCGGCATTTCACCGAAAGACCGCCTGACCTGGTTCATGGAGGTCGTGTGGGTCGTGGTCGGGTTGCCCGTTGTCGTTGCGACATGGAAACGTTTTCCGCTGACGCGACTACTGAGCTGGCTGCTCACCATTCACGCTGTGATCCTCATCTATGGCGGCCACTACACCTACGCGGAAACGCCCCTGGGCGAATGGGCGCGTGATGCCTTCGGTCTCGGACGCAATCACTATGACCGCCTCGGGCATTTCGCGCAGGGATTCATTCCGGCCATTCTGGCGCGGGAACTGCTGCTGCGTACCTCGCCGTTGCGGCCGGGCGGCTGGCTGTTCTATCTGGTCGTGGCGGCTGCGCTGAGCTTCAGTGCCTTTTTCGAGCTCATCGAATGGTGGGCCGCGCTGGTGTGGGGTGCAGCGGCAGATGCTTTCCTTGCGACGCAGGGGGATGTCTGGGATACGCAGGCCGACATGGCCTGCGCACTGGTGGGAGCCATCGTTGCGCAGCTGGTGCTATCGCGTTTGCACGACAAACAGCTGCGTGTGAAAGCCGCGCAGGGTTGA
- a CDS encoding DUF4291 domain-containing protein has translation MQKQIRAIYDADCIRVYQAYSPKIALPALKAGRFVLPFKMARMTWIKPSFNWMMYRCGFGAKAGQETVLGIDITREGFEWALANAALASHTAASTASREQWRAALASRPVRVQWDPERDWKLDVVSDVRAIQIGLSGEAVERYVNEWIRRIEDVTPIARCIGAAVTARQPKPESPADLERPYPAQAFAWLCE, from the coding sequence ATGCAAAAGCAGATCCGAGCCATTTATGACGCCGACTGTATTCGCGTCTACCAGGCCTATTCGCCGAAAATCGCGCTGCCGGCCCTGAAAGCAGGGCGCTTCGTACTGCCGTTCAAGATGGCGCGAATGACCTGGATCAAGCCGTCGTTCAACTGGATGATGTACCGCTGTGGATTCGGCGCGAAAGCCGGGCAGGAAACGGTCCTCGGCATCGACATCACCCGTGAAGGGTTCGAGTGGGCCCTGGCCAACGCCGCGCTTGCTAGCCACACAGCCGCATCGACCGCGTCCCGTGAGCAGTGGCGCGCAGCACTCGCCAGCAGGCCGGTGCGCGTGCAATGGGATCCGGAGCGCGACTGGAAACTCGACGTTGTCAGCGATGTCCGTGCCATCCAGATCGGTCTCTCCGGCGAAGCCGTGGAGCGTTACGTCAATGAGTGGATTCGACGGATTGAAGACGTCACGCCGATTGCACGGTGTATCGGCGCCGCTGTCACCGCGCGCCAGCCCAAACCCGAGTCACCCGCAGACCTGGAAAGGCCGTATCCCGCGCAAGCCTTTGCGTGGCTTTGTGAGTAG
- a CDS encoding DUF1161 domain-containing protein, with protein MKLVLIVMALVVGMTTVPAFARKPCEELKQEIALKLDTKGVKNYTLEVVAKDAEDQRKTVGTCNGGADRIVYQREVAAQQQVAKQ; from the coding sequence GTGAAACTCGTTCTGATCGTGATGGCTCTTGTTGTCGGTATGACCACCGTTCCCGCCTTCGCCAGGAAGCCGTGCGAGGAACTCAAGCAGGAAATCGCCCTGAAACTCGACACGAAGGGCGTGAAGAACTACACCTTGGAAGTGGTTGCCAAGGATGCGGAAGACCAGCGCAAGACCGTTGGTACCTGCAATGGCGGCGCGGATCGCATCGTGTACCAGCGCGAAGTGGCCGCGCAGCAGCAGGTGGCCAAGCAGTAA
- a CDS encoding GIY-YIG nuclease family protein — protein sequence MSWFVYLIECRDGSIYTGIARDVEARYAAHANGKGARYTRSRPPRRLLACFAFPDRSSALREEWRIKQLSASQKRALAEHSEPA from the coding sequence ATGAGCTGGTTCGTCTACCTGATCGAATGCCGTGATGGCAGCATCTACACCGGTATCGCGCGGGATGTGGAGGCGCGGTATGCGGCCCACGCCAATGGCAAGGGCGCCCGCTATACCCGTTCGCGGCCGCCACGACGGCTACTGGCCTGCTTCGCCTTTCCCGACCGGTCCAGCGCCCTGCGCGAGGAGTGGCGCATCAAGCAGCTGTCTGCCTCGCAGAAACGCGCCCTCGCCGAACACAGCGAGCCGGCTTAA
- a CDS encoding MarR family winged helix-turn-helix transcriptional regulator, whose product MKKPTPRLSNTATKDRAPARKSATVASRNGKGAPARESEKELARARAIAAQSLAEQDLGMMVKQMNHLMRVTMENRLKAEGIAMSFPHGATLCLLLSFPGLSGADLARATMVTPQTINQILASLERDGMIERHKDAVHGRILRSYLTPLGVSQFVRASEVADQVLAEIQDGLSERELAQLQNLLGRCLGNLQRMNGVTDDDAKWAYSADDR is encoded by the coding sequence ATGAAGAAACCGACCCCCCGACTTTCGAATACCGCGACAAAAGACCGCGCCCCGGCGCGTAAAAGTGCCACCGTTGCCAGCCGTAACGGCAAGGGCGCGCCCGCTCGCGAGAGCGAAAAGGAGCTGGCGCGCGCCAGGGCGATCGCTGCCCAGTCATTGGCCGAGCAGGACCTCGGCATGATGGTCAAGCAGATGAACCACTTGATGCGGGTGACCATGGAAAACCGGCTCAAGGCCGAAGGCATTGCGATGTCATTCCCGCACGGGGCGACGTTATGCCTGCTGCTGTCGTTTCCTGGCCTGTCCGGGGCGGATCTGGCCCGCGCCACCATGGTGACGCCGCAGACCATCAACCAGATCCTGGCCAGCCTCGAGCGCGACGGCATGATCGAGCGCCACAAGGACGCCGTGCACGGCCGCATTCTGCGCAGCTACCTCACGCCACTGGGGGTATCGCAGTTTGTGCGCGCCAGCGAAGTGGCCGACCAGGTCCTGGCTGAGATCCAGGATGGTTTGTCCGAACGGGAACTGGCCCAGCTGCAGAACCTCCTGGGCCGCTGCCTGGGCAATCTCCAGCGCATGAACGGCGTCACTGATGATGACGCGAAGTGGGCCTACAGCGCCGATGACCGTTAA
- a CDS encoding efflux RND transporter periplasmic adaptor subunit: protein MRSIVRPLSVAALIVAALVLSACGRSDAEKPPATAAASLSVSLVQPQNRAIKQRLLASGAIAAHEEMQLGVELNGLRIAEVLVDIGQSVKRGQTLLKLDTRTLDSDLAQAEAAVAEAEAMQQMAGSNAERAKSLRPLGHISARDFDELIATSRQAAARAASAKALRDAAALRRSFAELRAPDDGVISRRSAEPGQVVNSGAELLRMIRGGRLEWRGTLPAEDLIRVQEGTIVQVATPDGRTVEGQVRAIAAALDPTTRTGMVYARLDDPGSLRAGMFAQGELLLGETAALVVPLAAIVQRDGHSYVFTVDNEQRAVRKRIETGAVDGTVAEVRSGISATDAVIGRGAAFLSDGDRVRVVPAGAQP from the coding sequence ATGCGTAGTATCGTCCGCCCTCTTTCTGTCGCGGCGCTGATCGTCGCCGCACTCGTGCTGTCCGCCTGCGGTCGCAGTGACGCGGAAAAACCGCCGGCAACCGCCGCTGCCAGCCTGAGCGTGTCGCTCGTGCAGCCGCAAAATCGCGCGATCAAGCAGCGGCTCTTGGCCTCCGGTGCCATCGCGGCGCACGAGGAAATGCAGTTGGGCGTCGAGCTCAACGGACTGCGCATCGCGGAAGTCCTGGTGGATATTGGCCAGTCGGTGAAACGCGGCCAGACCTTGCTCAAGCTCGATACACGCACACTCGACAGCGACCTGGCCCAGGCTGAGGCCGCCGTTGCAGAGGCCGAGGCGATGCAGCAGATGGCTGGCAGCAACGCCGAGCGGGCAAAATCGTTGCGGCCGCTGGGTCACATCAGCGCGCGGGATTTCGACGAACTCATCGCCACGTCGCGCCAGGCGGCAGCCCGCGCGGCCTCGGCGAAAGCCCTGCGCGACGCGGCCGCACTGCGGCGCAGCTTCGCCGAGCTGCGCGCACCCGACGACGGCGTGATCTCGCGCCGCAGCGCTGAGCCCGGCCAGGTGGTCAACAGCGGTGCAGAGCTGTTGCGGATGATCCGCGGCGGCCGACTGGAGTGGCGCGGCACACTGCCCGCCGAAGATCTGATCCGCGTACAGGAAGGCACTATCGTGCAGGTCGCAACGCCCGACGGCCGTACCGTCGAAGGTCAGGTGCGCGCAATCGCGGCGGCGCTGGATCCCACCACGCGCACCGGCATGGTCTACGCGCGCCTGGATGATCCGGGCTCGCTGCGCGCGGGAATGTTCGCGCAGGGCGAGCTCCTGCTCGGCGAAACTGCCGCACTGGTCGTGCCGCTCGCTGCCATCGTGCAGCGCGACGGCCACAGTTACGTGTTCACCGTCGACAACGAGCAACGCGCCGTGCGCAAACGCATCGAAACCGGCGCCGTAGACGGTACGGTCGCGGAAGTCCGCTCCGGCATCAGCGCGACGGATGCGGTGATCGGACGCGGCGCCGCCTTCCTGAGCGACGGCGATCGCGTGCGCGTCGTTCCGGCCGGAGCGCAGCCATGA
- a CDS encoding efflux RND transporter permease subunit, with amino-acid sequence MNFSAWAIRRPLPSVLLFLLLCGAGFIGFRALPISKFPDISLPMVTVTVNLPGAAPSQMETEVTRKIEDAVASLADIDKLVSTVNEGVSTTRVEFELGRDLDEALDEVRDAVTRTRPDLPTDIEEPIVSKVNMAGGTLLSFAVESDKHTVDELSWLVDDAITKALFGVPGVGQVTRTGGVDREVRIDLRPGALEAHGITAGAVSQQLARIQVERPGGKATWGGAEQVVRTVGTVRDAAALREFPIALPDGRQVRLSALADIRDGVAEPRQTALLNGKPVVSFAVSRTRGSSEVGVGAGVHERVAALAREYPSLRFTEVNSTVEEAENSYSSSMTMLWEGSLLAVIVVWLFLRDWRATWISALALPLSIIPTFAVMHWLDFSLNIVTLLALAVVVGILVDDAIVEVENIVRHLAMGKKPRQAAEDAADEIGLAVIATSLTLAAVFVPVAFMPGIPGKFFREFGWTAATAVMFSLMVARLLTPMMAAYQLKPHAEAEGDSRLMRGYLRLVEAALRHRGRTLWLALGIFIASLAIVPMIPATFIPPADPGRSNVNLELPPGATLAETTAVAEAARAKLHGIPELKLVYTAVGGVLDMGDPSQSLVGDARKAILTLDWGKATDRKRSQKVLEREVRARLADLPGVRMNFLSSEPGELLQLVLAGDDPRVLAEASQAFERDLRTLKGIGSVSSTASLLRPEIIITPDPGRAADLGVATADIAEAARIATSGDFRQRLAKLNLPERQIPIRVSFANADLDQPALFSLLRVPGREGPVPLASVATIRLDSGPAQIDRFGRQRNITLTMELNGRPLGDVMAEIDQLPSKKALPPGVKVLNTGDSEIFVELFLGFLMAMGTGIFCVYAVLLLLFNNALQPITILVAVPLCAGGAFGMLLLTNNYLSLPALIGLLMLIGIATKNSILLVDYAVIAEQDMGMSQHDALVDACRKRARPVLMTTLAMGAGMLPIAMGFGADASFRAPMAIAVIGGLMTSTLLSLVVIPAAYAVLDDVREWVKHRVAHRGNPAALPEQ; translated from the coding sequence ATGAATTTTTCCGCCTGGGCCATACGGCGGCCCTTGCCGTCGGTGCTGCTCTTCCTGCTGCTCTGCGGCGCGGGGTTTATCGGTTTCCGTGCCCTGCCTATCTCGAAATTTCCCGATATCTCGCTGCCGATGGTGACCGTCACGGTCAACCTGCCGGGCGCCGCGCCCAGCCAGATGGAAACGGAGGTCACGCGCAAGATCGAGGATGCCGTGGCCAGCCTTGCCGACATCGACAAGCTGGTGTCCACCGTCAATGAAGGCGTCTCGACGACACGCGTCGAGTTTGAACTCGGCCGTGACCTGGACGAGGCGCTGGATGAAGTCCGCGATGCCGTCACGCGCACGCGGCCGGACCTGCCGACCGACATCGAGGAACCGATTGTTTCCAAGGTGAACATGGCGGGCGGTACGCTGCTCAGTTTCGCCGTGGAATCCGACAAGCACACCGTGGATGAACTGAGCTGGCTGGTCGACGATGCGATCACCAAGGCGCTGTTCGGCGTCCCGGGCGTCGGACAGGTCACGCGCACCGGCGGCGTGGATCGCGAAGTGCGTATCGATCTTCGCCCCGGCGCGCTGGAAGCCCACGGCATCACCGCCGGCGCGGTGTCCCAGCAGCTGGCGCGCATCCAGGTGGAACGCCCGGGCGGCAAGGCGACCTGGGGCGGCGCAGAGCAGGTAGTCCGCACCGTCGGCACGGTGCGCGACGCGGCGGCACTGCGTGAATTCCCGATCGCACTGCCCGACGGGCGGCAGGTGCGCCTGTCGGCCCTGGCCGATATCCGCGACGGCGTGGCCGAACCGCGCCAGACGGCGCTGCTCAACGGCAAGCCGGTCGTCAGCTTTGCCGTCTCCCGCACGCGCGGTTCGAGCGAGGTAGGCGTGGGCGCGGGCGTGCACGAGCGCGTCGCCGCGCTGGCCAGGGAATATCCTTCGCTGCGCTTTACTGAAGTGAACTCTACCGTCGAGGAGGCAGAAAACTCCTATTCGTCGTCGATGACGATGCTCTGGGAAGGCTCGCTGCTCGCCGTGATCGTGGTCTGGCTGTTCCTGCGCGACTGGCGCGCGACCTGGATCTCCGCACTGGCATTGCCGCTGTCGATCATCCCCACGTTCGCCGTCATGCACTGGCTGGACTTCAGCCTCAACATTGTCACCCTGCTCGCCCTCGCGGTCGTGGTAGGCATCCTGGTGGATGACGCCATCGTGGAGGTGGAGAACATCGTCCGGCACCTGGCCATGGGCAAGAAGCCGCGCCAGGCCGCCGAGGACGCCGCCGACGAGATCGGCCTTGCCGTCATCGCCACTTCGCTGACACTTGCAGCCGTGTTCGTGCCGGTCGCCTTCATGCCGGGCATTCCCGGCAAGTTCTTCCGCGAGTTCGGCTGGACGGCGGCCACGGCGGTGATGTTCTCGCTGATGGTGGCGCGCCTGTTGACGCCCATGATGGCGGCCTACCAGCTGAAGCCGCACGCGGAAGCCGAAGGCGATTCACGTCTGATGCGCGGTTACCTGCGCCTGGTCGAGGCCGCCCTGCGGCATCGCGGCCGTACGCTGTGGCTGGCGCTGGGCATCTTCATCGCATCGCTCGCCATCGTGCCGATGATTCCGGCGACCTTCATCCCACCGGCCGACCCGGGGCGCAGCAACGTCAATCTCGAGCTGCCGCCGGGCGCGACGCTCGCCGAAACCACGGCAGTGGCCGAAGCCGCGCGGGCGAAGCTGCACGGCATTCCGGAACTGAAACTGGTCTACACCGCCGTCGGCGGGGTGCTGGACATGGGCGATCCGAGCCAGTCCCTCGTCGGCGACGCACGCAAGGCCATCCTGACGCTCGACTGGGGCAAGGCAACCGATCGCAAACGCAGCCAGAAGGTGCTGGAGCGCGAAGTGCGCGCACGCCTGGCCGACCTGCCCGGCGTCCGCATGAACTTCCTGAGCAGCGAACCGGGAGAATTGCTGCAACTGGTCCTGGCCGGCGACGATCCGCGCGTGCTGGCCGAAGCCTCCCAGGCCTTCGAGCGCGACCTGCGCACACTCAAAGGTATCGGCAGCGTCAGCTCGACGGCGTCACTGTTGCGGCCCGAGATCATCATCACGCCGGATCCCGGCCGTGCAGCCGACCTGGGCGTTGCCACGGCCGACATCGCCGAGGCCGCGCGTATTGCCACCAGCGGCGACTTCCGGCAGCGTCTGGCCAAGCTCAACCTTCCGGAGCGGCAGATCCCCATCCGCGTGAGCTTCGCCAACGCAGATCTGGACCAGCCCGCGCTGTTTTCACTGCTGCGCGTACCCGGCCGGGAAGGTCCGGTGCCGCTGGCATCGGTCGCCACCATTCGACTGGACAGCGGCCCGGCACAGATCGACCGCTTCGGCCGCCAGCGCAACATCACGCTGACGATGGAGCTCAACGGCCGCCCGCTCGGCGACGTGATGGCAGAGATCGACCAGTTGCCCTCGAAGAAGGCACTTCCACCCGGCGTGAAGGTACTCAACACCGGCGATTCGGAAATCTTCGTGGAGCTTTTCCTTGGATTCCTGATGGCGATGGGCACAGGCATCTTCTGCGTCTACGCGGTGCTGCTCCTGCTGTTCAACAACGCGCTGCAACCGATCACCATTCTGGTCGCCGTACCGCTGTGTGCCGGCGGCGCCTTCGGCATGCTGCTGCTGACGAACAACTACCTGTCGCTGCCTGCCCTGATCGGCCTCCTAATGCTGATCGGCATCGCGACGAAGAACTCGATCCTGCTCGTTGACTATGCCGTCATCGCCGAGCAGGACATGGGCATGAGCCAGCACGATGCGCTGGTCGATGCCTGCCGCAAGCGGGCACGTCCGGTGCTGATGACGACGCTCGCCATGGGCGCCGGCATGCTGCCGATTGCAATGGGCTTTGGCGCGGACGCCAGCTTCCGGGCACCGATGGCCATTGCGGTCATCGGCGGACTGATGACGTCCACGCTGCTCAGCCTCGTCGTCATCCCGGCGGCCTACGCGGTGCTGGACGATGTGCGTGAGTGGGTCAAGCACCGCGTGGCGCACCGCGGAAATCCCGCGGCACTGCCGGAACAGTGA
- a CDS encoding Gfo/Idh/MocA family protein, giving the protein MNRREFMTTVAAAAVTLPITGMAKSDKSRLRVGLIGTGMRGRVHLKELLRRDDVDVAALCDVESFAIDAALAMVSKAGRRKPAVYSGSDRAYETLLSKGGLDAVIISTPWEWHAPQAIAAMQSKVAVGCEVVAGISLDDHWQVLRAQQRTNVPYMLLENVCYRRDVMAVLNMVRQGMFGEIVHMEAGYQHDLRAVKFNSGDPGKPYGGGVEFGEKGFSEARWRTPHSVRRNGELYPSHGIGPCAMWANINRGNRLLRLSSYASKARGLHNYIVKNGGAAHPNASVRFSLGDVVTTQIACAGGETITLTHDTSLPRPYSLGFRVQGTEGLWMDVNESLYLEGRSPKPHEWEPAGPWLEKNDHPLWKRYAAQAEGAGHGGMDFFVVHAFVEALKAKAPMPIDIYDAVTWSAITPLSEMSIADNNRTVDFPDFTGDAWAGRKPIFAFGDTY; this is encoded by the coding sequence ATGAATAGACGCGAGTTCATGACGACCGTCGCCGCTGCCGCGGTGACCCTGCCGATCACGGGAATGGCCAAGTCCGACAAGAGCCGGCTGAGAGTCGGCCTGATCGGCACGGGTATGCGTGGTCGCGTGCATCTGAAGGAACTGCTGCGTCGCGACGACGTTGATGTGGCTGCCCTGTGCGACGTGGAATCATTTGCAATCGACGCCGCGCTCGCCATGGTTTCCAAGGCGGGGCGTCGCAAGCCGGCGGTCTATTCCGGCAGCGATCGTGCCTACGAAACCCTGCTGTCCAAGGGGGGCCTGGACGCGGTCATCATCTCCACGCCCTGGGAGTGGCATGCACCCCAGGCCATCGCGGCGATGCAGTCAAAGGTGGCCGTGGGCTGCGAAGTCGTGGCAGGAATCAGTCTCGATGATCACTGGCAGGTGCTACGCGCGCAGCAGCGCACGAATGTCCCTTACATGTTGCTCGAAAACGTCTGCTATCGGCGCGACGTGATGGCCGTGCTGAACATGGTGCGCCAGGGAATGTTCGGCGAGATCGTGCACATGGAGGCCGGCTATCAGCACGACCTGCGCGCGGTCAAATTCAATTCCGGCGATCCGGGCAAGCCCTATGGCGGTGGCGTTGAGTTCGGCGAGAAAGGCTTCTCGGAAGCGCGCTGGCGCACGCCGCATTCGGTGCGGCGCAATGGCGAGCTCTACCCGAGCCATGGCATCGGTCCGTGCGCGATGTGGGCCAATATCAACCGCGGCAACCGGCTCCTGCGTCTTTCCAGCTATGCGAGCAAGGCGCGCGGACTGCACAACTACATCGTGAAGAATGGCGGGGCGGCGCACCCGAACGCATCCGTCCGCTTCTCGCTGGGCGATGTCGTTACCACGCAGATCGCCTGTGCGGGCGGCGAAACCATCACGCTCACCCATGACACCTCGCTGCCGCGTCCGTATTCCCTCGGCTTCCGCGTGCAGGGAACCGAAGGCTTGTGGATGGACGTGAACGAGTCCCTGTACCTGGAAGGCCGCAGTCCGAAGCCGCACGAATGGGAACCGGCCGGTCCCTGGCTGGAGAAAAACGATCATCCGCTGTGGAAGCGCTATGCCGCACAGGCCGAAGGGGCTGGGCATGGCGGCATGGATTTCTTCGTCGTCCACGCCTTTGTCGAGGCGCTCAAGGCGAAGGCACCGATGCCGATTGATATCTACGATGCGGTGACCTGGAGCGCGATCACCCCGCTGTCGGAGATGAGCATCGCCGACAACAACCGCACCGTGGATTTCCCTGATTTCACCGGCGACGCCTGGGCAGGACGCAAGCCGATTTTTGCCTTTGGCGATACGTACTGA
- a CDS encoding queuosine precursor transporter, protein MEFTNRAQKLFLILSCFFVANAVLAELIGVKIFALEDTLGVSPFNWNLFGQQGSLNFTAGTLLWPVVFIMTDVINEYFGRRGVRMISWVAVFLILYAFLFAFLAIALAPASWWVTVGADKGVPDMQAAFAQIFGQGLWTIGGSVTAFLVGQLIDVTIFHAIRNRTGGKHIWLRATGSTLVSQFFDSFIVLYIAFVIGPQKWPIGLWLAVGCVNYAYKVLAAVALTPVIYGMRRGLDNWLGKDLSTELKAKAAQ, encoded by the coding sequence ATGGAATTTACCAATCGCGCGCAAAAATTGTTTCTGATTCTGTCGTGCTTCTTCGTCGCCAACGCCGTTCTGGCGGAACTGATCGGGGTGAAGATCTTCGCCCTGGAAGATACGCTCGGTGTATCGCCCTTCAACTGGAACCTGTTCGGCCAGCAGGGCTCGCTCAATTTCACCGCTGGCACCTTGCTCTGGCCCGTCGTCTTCATCATGACCGACGTGATCAACGAGTACTTCGGTCGCCGCGGCGTGCGCATGATTTCCTGGGTCGCGGTATTTCTGATCCTCTACGCCTTCCTGTTCGCATTCCTGGCCATCGCCCTGGCGCCGGCGTCCTGGTGGGTCACGGTGGGAGCGGACAAGGGCGTTCCCGATATGCAGGCTGCGTTCGCACAGATTTTCGGCCAGGGGTTGTGGACGATCGGCGGCTCCGTGACGGCCTTTCTCGTCGGCCAGTTGATCGACGTCACGATCTTCCATGCCATTCGAAACCGGACTGGCGGCAAGCACATCTGGTTGCGCGCCACGGGTTCCACACTGGTCTCGCAATTCTTCGACAGCTTCATCGTGCTGTACATCGCGTTCGTGATCGGGCCACAGAAATGGCCGATTGGTCTGTGGCTGGCAGTCGGCTGCGTGAACTACGCCTACAAGGTGTTGGCCGCAGTTGCGCTGACGCCGGTGATCTATGGCATGCGGCGTGGCCTCGACAACTGGCTGGGCAAGGACCTGAGCACGGAATTGAAGGCCAAGGCGGCGCAGTAA
- a CDS encoding metallophosphoesterase family protein — MRVLIVADTHGLIDPRIVALAAGCDQVAHAGDVGSAAVLGDLRNACPRVAAVCGNNDVPAKWAGAERSILDQLPQVAELSLPGGVLVIVHGDTFPAKSRHAGMRMRYPAARAIAYGHSHRIIIDDNVLPWVINPGAAGRTRTYGGPSGLILEADADRWQVEAVRFPPLV; from the coding sequence TTGCGCGTACTCATCGTTGCCGATACGCATGGCCTGATTGATCCGCGCATCGTGGCGCTGGCGGCCGGCTGCGACCAGGTCGCCCATGCCGGGGACGTCGGCTCCGCCGCTGTGCTGGGCGACTTGCGCAACGCCTGTCCAAGGGTCGCCGCGGTGTGCGGCAATAACGACGTGCCAGCCAAGTGGGCAGGTGCGGAGCGATCGATCCTCGACCAGCTGCCGCAAGTCGCCGAATTGTCCTTGCCGGGCGGCGTGCTCGTCATCGTCCATGGCGACACGTTTCCGGCGAAATCCCGTCATGCCGGGATGCGGATGCGCTATCCCGCCGCCCGCGCCATCGCCTACGGACACAGTCACCGGATTATCATCGACGACAACGTGCTGCCCTGGGTGATCAATCCCGGTGCCGCCGGGCGCACGCGCACCTACGGCGGACCCAGCGGATTGATCCTGGAGGCTGACGCCGACCGATGGCAGGTTGAGGCCGTGCGTTTCCCGCCACTCGTTTAG
- a CDS encoding DUF1684 domain-containing protein, which produces MIEAGVVLLASVLAGGVEVTAMAVESGTSHAEQVQAWRKQRVERLTAPEGWLSLVGLHWLKDGEQSIGSSKGSDVVLAVGPAKLGRIALADGKVELTLDPNAKAKIGESAETKAVLSDDGSANPTKVSFGTANFYVIDRGGKKGLRVKDTEAETRKKFVGIDYFDIASDWRVEAKWEAYNPPREIEVPTVLGTVEKYPVPGKATFERDGKKYELLPVLEAPGDKELFIIFADRTSGKETYGAARFLYAAMPADGKIVLDFNKAYNPPCAFTPYATCPLAPPENRLDLRVTAGEKKYRGAHH; this is translated from the coding sequence ATGATCGAAGCAGGAGTGGTGTTGCTGGCCAGCGTGCTGGCCGGTGGCGTGGAAGTGACCGCTATGGCGGTGGAGAGCGGCACCAGCCACGCCGAGCAGGTGCAGGCCTGGCGCAAACAGCGCGTCGAGCGCCTCACCGCGCCGGAAGGCTGGTTGAGCCTCGTGGGTCTGCATTGGCTCAAAGACGGCGAGCAGTCCATCGGCAGCAGCAAGGGCAGTGACGTCGTGCTCGCCGTCGGACCGGCGAAGCTGGGCCGCATCGCGCTGGCCGACGGCAAGGTCGAGTTGACCCTGGATCCCAACGCCAAGGCCAAGATCGGCGAATCGGCCGAGACCAAGGCGGTGCTTTCCGACGATGGCAGCGCCAATCCCACCAAGGTCAGCTTCGGGACCGCCAACTTCTACGTCATCGATCGTGGCGGAAAGAAGGGATTGCGCGTGAAGGATACCGAGGCCGAAACCCGCAAGAAATTCGTGGGCATCGACTACTTCGACATTGCCTCCGACTGGCGCGTCGAGGCGAAGTGGGAAGCCTACAATCCGCCGCGCGAGATCGAGGTGCCGACCGTGCTCGGCACCGTCGAGAAATACCCGGTGCCGGGCAAGGCGACGTTTGAGCGCGACGGCAAGAAGTATGAACTGCTGCCGGTGCTGGAAGCGCCTGGCGACAAGGAGCTCTTCATCATCTTTGCCGATCGTACCAGCGGCAAGGAAACCTACGGCGCGGCGCGTTTCCTGTACGCGGCCATGCCCGCCGACGGAAAGATCGTGCTGGACTTCAACAAGGCCTACAACCCGCCTTGCGCCTTCACGCCCTACGCGACCTGCCCGCTGGCGCCGCCGGAAAACCGTCTGGACCTGCGTGTCACCGCCGGCGAGAAGAAGTATCGCGGCGCCCATCACTGA